A region of the Candidatus Tiamatella incendiivivens genome:
GCAATCAGAGGATTGAACGATAATGCCATCCTATCGGGAGTATATGAAGAGTATGAGAGGGTAGCGAGGGAGGCAGGTCTACTATGAATTCTACCCCACAGGTATATGTAAAGGATGGTATTATAGGAGTAAGGCTAAACGGGAGATACAAATCTATAGGGAATACTATTCACATGGGCGGATATCATCATATAACTGGAATAATTTTCAAACAAGTCAACGAGTGTGGAGAGGAGTGTCTTAGTGAAAAATATGCTAGTGAAATAATTAGGAATGAAGGCTTAGATCCCAGAGAGACAGCGCTCTTCTTAACAGCAGCTGAATTACCTAAATGGTCAAGTGTAAATCGAACCAGCCTGTATGAAGGTTTCCTATTAACTATTGTAACGGCCGGGTTTAAGCCTATGGCTTGTGTGGGTGGTAATGAGGGCGACAGTAATGCTGGAACGATTAACATAGCAGTTGTGATCGATGAATGTTTAAGTGACGTCGCTGCCATCGAACTTGTTTCTATGGCATCATCAGCTAAAACAGCGGCAATAGGAGACTTACTACTAGGATGCGGTGCTGGAATGGGAAGGGCCTACGCTACAGGGACAGACGCTATTCTGGTAGCTTACCGTGATTGCATTGGGGAAAGATTCGCAGGTCCTCTTACAAATATTGGTAAGGCTGTCTTCGCTCAAATATACAATAATATCCACAGAATTGCCGCGAATATCAGCTTTGAGAAGAGATTCCAGCATATAACAGGGCTCACAATAGGAGAGTTGCTTGATATAGGAGTAGAATTCTATAATAAAGCCCCTGTTCCAGGTGTAAGCGTTGAAGAAGCTAGAGATGTTTTAGAGAGAATAATATTGGAAGCGCTCAGGGATCCCAATGTATGGGAGCTAATAATGGCGTCACGAAGCCTAGATGATTATGGTTTGGCAGGATCTATTCCTTACTTGTCCAGGAAGGATTACTTGGCTGACTATAAGGGGATAGTCGCCGATGAGCTCCTGGGGATAACATTATCAATGTATCTGAACGGGTGGAAGGGGTTATTTGCATACTACTGGATTGATAGAATCAAAGATAAGGATAAGCTACCAGGGTCTCTACCAATGTTTATGGATGATATTATAGGTGCTCTTTTAGGCGGGTCTCTGAGCAAGTTATATGATCACTACCTTACAAGGGGCAAAGGGTCTTGAGGTTTGATGGATTTTGCCTTTAAACGTACTAATAATGGCTGGCGGGGAGTCCAGCAGGCTTGGAGGTTTCTATAAACCACTGATGAAGACGTGTAATGGAAGGAGTATATTAGATAAGCTTGTGGAGGTTGGAAGAGAAGCTACTGGAGGAAATGTATTTGTAGCTAT
Encoded here:
- a CDS encoding adenosylcobinamide amidohydrolase translates to MNSTPQVYVKDGIIGVRLNGRYKSIGNTIHMGGYHHITGIIFKQVNECGEECLSEKYASEIIRNEGLDPRETALFLTAAELPKWSSVNRTSLYEGFLLTIVTAGFKPMACVGGNEGDSNAGTINIAVVIDECLSDVAAIELVSMASSAKTAAIGDLLLGCGAGMGRAYATGTDAILVAYRDCIGERFAGPLTNIGKAVFAQIYNNIHRIAANISFEKRFQHITGLTIGELLDIGVEFYNKAPVPGVSVEEARDVLERIILEALRDPNVWELIMASRSLDDYGLAGSIPYLSRKDYLADYKGIVADELLGITLSMYLNGWKGLFAYYWIDRIKDKDKLPGSLPMFMDDIIGALLGGSLSKLYDHYLTRGKGS